One genomic region from Strix uralensis isolate ZFMK-TIS-50842 chromosome 5, bStrUra1, whole genome shotgun sequence encodes:
- the LOC141944886 gene encoding lactosylceramide 4-alpha-galactosyltransferase-like produces the protein MSGCLLKLNMVLLSHRLGVLFILTVLFVFFASVMFYWRTGEDAEGQLHSFSTQSRHEHVLPCLPPPAARGSPPSPGDVLFVETSERMNPSDLFVCSVESAARTHPGTRVLVLMKGLANGNASLPNHWGFSLLSYFPNVEFQPLNLRELFSGTPLAKWYLQAQQLQEPYFLPVLSDACRIAIMWKFGGIYLDTDFIVLKNLKNLTNALGMQSQDVLNGAFLSFKPKHKFMELCMKDFVDNYKGWIWAHQGPHLLTRVFKKWCSISNILDAMSCKGVSALPQEAFYPICWEDWHKLFEAISSSELHRLLNNTYAVHVWNKLSHGTRLEITSQALLAQLYSQFCPATTSVKMKNDSDKSSRPAA, from the coding sequence ATGTCCGGGTGCCTGCTAAAACTGAACATGGTGCTGCTGAGCCACAGGCTCGGGGTCCTGTTTATCCTCACTGTTTTATTTGTGTTCTTTGCCTCCGTCATGTTCTACTGGAGAACTGGGGAGGATGCTGAGGGCCAGCTCCACAGCTTCTCTACACAAAGCAGGCACGAACACGTTTTGCCTTGccttccccctcctgctgcccgtggctcccctccttccccaggggatgtgctttttGTGGAGACCTCGGAGCGGATGAACCCGAGTGACCTGTTCGTGTGCTCTGTGGAGTCAGCGGCCCGGACGCACCCTGGGACAAGGGTTTTGGTGCTCATGAAAGGTCTGGCAAACGGTAACGCCTCACTACCCAACCACTGGGGCTTCTCCTTGCTGAGCTACTTCCCCAACGTGGAATTCCAGCCCCTGAACTTGCGGGAGCTTTTCTCTGGAACACCTCTGGCAAAGTGGTACTTGCAGGCTCAGCAGCTCCAGGAGCCTTATTTCTTACCTGTCCTGTCTGACGCCTGCAGAATTGCCATCATGTGGAAATTTGGTGGCATCTACCTGGACACAGACTTCATTGTGCTCAAGAACTTAAAGAACCTCACCAATGCCCTCGGTATGCAGTCTCAGGACGTACTGAACGGGGCCTTTCTGTCCTTTAAGCCCAAACACAAGTTCATGGAGCTCTGCATGAAGGACTTTGTGGATAATTACAAAGGCTGGATCTGGGCACACCAGGGCCCACACCTCCTAACACGTGTCTTCAAGAAGTGGTGCTCCATCAGTAACATCCTGGACGCTATGAGCTGCAAAGGAGTGAGTGCTCTTCCCCAAGAAGCCTTTTATCCCATTTGCTGGGAGGACTGGCATAAGTTATTTGAAGCAATCAGCTCCTCGGAGCTTCACAGGCTCCTTAATAACACCTATGCAGTGCATGTATGGAACAAGCTGAGCCATGGGACAAGGCTAGAGATCACGTCACAGGCTTTGCTGGCTCAGCTGTATTCTCAGTTCTGCCCTGCCACCACATCTGTGAAGATGAAGAACGACTCTGACAAGTCGTCAAGGCCTGCAGCGTGA
- the LOC141944885 gene encoding lactosylceramide 4-alpha-galactosyltransferase-like has product MRRLRMPSCLLKLTRVVLSHKLRALFILAFKFMAFASIVLYWRITRDTNGRGQVYSLPVEIRCAHSVPSPPHAIAGGPPPSPGDVFFVETSERTNPSDLFVCSVESAARTHPGTRVVVLMKGLANGNASLPNHWGFSLLSCFPNVEVRPLDLRELFSGTPLAKWYLQAQQRWEPYFLPVLSDACRIAIMWKFGGIYLDTDFIVLKNLKNLTNVLGTQSKYVLNGAFLSFKPKHKFMELCMKDFVENYNSWIWGHQGPQLLTRVFKKWCSIRSLRSSTSCKGVSALPREAFYPIRWQDWKKYFEVVNSSELHHLFNNTYAVHVWNKKSQGTRLEITSQALLAQLHSHFCPATYDIMKKDSERQ; this is encoded by the coding sequence ATGAGAAGGCTCAGGATGCCCAGCTGCCTGCTAAAACTGACCAGGGTGGTGCTGAGCCACAAGCTCAGGGCTCTGTTTATCCTCGCCTTTAAGTTCATGGCCTTTGCCTCCATCGTGTTGTACTGGAGAATCACGAGGGACACTAATGGCAGAGGCCAGGTCTACAGCTTGCCTGTTGAAATCCGCTGTGCTCACTCTGTGCCTTCTCCTCCCCATGCCATTGCTGGTggtccccctccttccccaggggaTGTGTTTTTTGTGGAGACCTCGGAGCGAACTAACCCGAGTGACCTGTTCGTGTGCTCTGTGGAGTCAGCGGCCCGGACGCACCCTGGGACCAGGGTCGTGGTGCTCATGAAAGGTCTGGCAAACGGTAATGCCTCACTACCCAACCACTGGGGCTTCTCCTTGCTGAGCTGCTTCCCCAACGTGGAAGTCCGGCCCCTGGACTTGCGGGAGCTTTTCTCTGGAACACCTCTGGCAAAGTGGTACTTGCAGGCTCAGCAGCGCTGGGAGCCTTATTTCTTACCTGTCCTGTCTGACGCCTGCAGAATTGCCATCATGTGGAAATTTGGTGGCATCTACCTGGACACAGACTTCATTGTGCTCAAGAACTTAAAGAACCTCACCAATGTGCTTGGTACCCAATCCAAGTATGTACTGAACGGGGCCTTTCTGTCCTTTAAGCCCAAACACAAGTTCATGGAGCTCTGCATGAAGGACTTTGTGGAGAACTACAACAGCTGGATCTGGGGGCACCAGGGCCCACAGCTGCTAACACGTGTCTTCAAGAAGTGGTGCTCCATCAGGAGTCTTCGGAGCAGTACGAGCTGCAAAGGAGTGAGTGCTCTGCCCCGTGAGGCTTTTTATCCCATTCGGTGGCAGGACTGGAAGAAATACTTTGAAGTGGTCAACTCCTCGGAGCTTCACCACCTCTTTAATAACACCTATGCAGTGCATGTGTGGAACAAGAAGAGCCAAGGTACAAGGCTAGAGATCACATCGCAGGCTTTGCTGGCTCAGCTGCATTCTCACTTCTGCCCTGCCACATATGATATCATGAAGAAGGACTCTGAACGGCAGTGA